Proteins from a single region of Phalacrocorax carbo chromosome 25, bPhaCar2.1, whole genome shotgun sequence:
- the LOC135317273 gene encoding feather keratin Cos1-1/Cos1-3/Cos2-1-like: MSCYDKCQPCLPCSPCGPTPLANSCNEPCVRQCQNSTVVIQPSPVVVTLPGPILSSFPQNTVVGSSTSAAVGSILSCDGVPISSGGFDLSCITNRYCGSRCRPC; the protein is encoded by the coding sequence ATGTCCTGCTACGACaagtgccagccctgcctgccctgctcgcCCTGTGGCCCGACCCCgctggccaacagctgcaatgagccctgtgtcaggcagtgccagaacTCCACCGTCGTCATCCAGCCCTCccccgtggtggtgaccctgcccggccccatcctcagctccttcccacagaacaccgTTGTGGGCTCCTCCACCTCCGCTGCTGTTGGCAGCATCCTGAGCTGTGATGGAGTGCCCATCAGCTCCGGGGGCTTTGACCTCTCCTGCATTACGAACCGCTACTGTGGCAGCAGATGTCGACCCTGCTAA
- the LOC135317278 gene encoding feather keratin Cos1-1/Cos1-3/Cos2-1-like produces the protein MSCYDQCQPCQPCSPCGPTPLANSCNEPCVRQCQNSIVVIEPSPVVVTLPGPILSSFPQNTVVGSSTSAAVGSILSCDGVPINSGGFDLSCITNRYCGSRCRPC, from the coding sequence ATGTCCTGCTACGAccagtgccagccctgccagccctgctcgccctgcggcccgaccccgctggccaacagctgcaatgagccctgtgtcaggcagtgccagaacTCCATCGTCGTCATCGAGCCCTCccccgtggtggtgaccctgcccggccccatcctcagctccttcccacagaacaccgTTGTGGGCTCCTCCACCTCCGCTGCtgttggcagcatcctcagctgtgATGGAGTGCCCATCAACTCCGGGGGCTTTGACCTCTCCTGCATTACGAACCGCTACTGTGGCAGCAGATGTCGACCCTGCTAA
- the LOC135317276 gene encoding feather keratin Cos1-1/Cos1-3/Cos2-1-like, with translation MSCYDQCQPCQPCSPCGPTPLANSCNEPCVRQCQNSIVVIEPSPVVVTLPGPILSSFPQNTVVGSSTSAAVGSILSCDGVPINSGGFDLSCITNRYCGSRCRPC, from the coding sequence ATGTCCTGCTACGAccagtgccagccctgccagccctgctcgcCCTGTGGCCCGACCCCgctggccaacagctgcaatgagccctgtgtcaggcagtgccagaacTCCATCGTCGTCATCGAGCCCTCccccgtggtggtgaccctgcccggccccatcctcagctccttcccacagaacaccgTTGTGGGCTCCTCCACCTCCGCTGCtgttggcagcatcctcagctgtgATGGAGTGCCCATCAACTCCGGGGGCTTTGACCTCTCCTGCATTACGAACCGCTACTGTGGCAGCAGATGTCGACCCTGCTAA